A region from the Algoriphagus machipongonensis genome encodes:
- a CDS encoding ABC transporter permease → MLKNYFKIAWRNLLRNKLRTGIHILGLSIGIAICFLIFNVVTHSYSFDKFHPDGDRIYRVNTLTDWGDGDSYPNSGTPGPLNEVIKDEISGIEEKGKLYTLYNTLVAFPNTDKVFGRSDDVTFSDPGFFKIFPREWLAGNPETALLQPESLVISESSLHKYFPGSEASDVLGQEIMFVDSDSIYTKITGVVADYEENTDFIFNNFISLSTIRTEEQISWYGLHEWSSVNSSSQLFIKLDKGVSPESVDEAFEPLIAKNMEAQENGEYSTSFFTEPLSAMHFGQTYGSNSVSKTFLKGLVFIGLIILVLATLNFVNLETAQAISRSKEVGIRKTIGGTRFQLIFQFLAETFLIILVSSLLALGLVEALKILFKTYLPQNFTIDYFSSLNLLFYLAFPVLLTLITGIYPALILSNYDPQRALKGEKVRNGKFSLGVFLRKNLTVVQLSSSIAFIILVLVLNYQLKYVTSQPLGFEKEAVMYASLPFMSDPDKMVQLQDRFNQEGMVKGASLSGTLVSSTSLWTSIVRVPVDTTFEELSIQVMNVDSAFVGVNGIPLLAGNAKIDQKDEILVNAKFVKEAGFSSPEEALGAEIGYSQEQVKIIGVVADFHSRTLREEIRPLLFTYNPEYFRSVNVKLNSDQNLAAAKERLEEIYLSIYPYETAEFNFLDSQIDRFYQEDVKIKNVLGFACALAILISCLGLFGLSSFTIAQRTKEISIRKVLGATLQQILFLISKEYMILVGVSFLIAVFPAYYFLNDWLSGFNTRVSMPYLMFVLAGLGVMAICLLIVGIHSYVASQTNPAKVLKNE, encoded by the coding sequence ATGCTTAAAAATTATTTTAAAATCGCTTGGAGAAATCTTCTGAGAAACAAACTTAGGACAGGAATCCACATTCTAGGTTTGTCTATTGGAATAGCAATTTGCTTTTTGATTTTCAATGTGGTCACCCATTCTTATAGCTTTGATAAATTTCACCCTGATGGTGATAGGATTTACCGTGTCAATACGCTAACAGATTGGGGAGATGGAGATAGTTATCCTAACTCAGGGACTCCAGGTCCCTTAAATGAGGTGATAAAAGATGAAATCTCAGGGATTGAAGAAAAGGGTAAACTTTATACCTTATACAATACATTGGTAGCCTTTCCAAACACCGATAAAGTTTTTGGAAGGTCAGATGATGTGACATTTTCAGATCCTGGATTCTTTAAGATTTTCCCTCGAGAATGGCTTGCGGGGAACCCTGAAACAGCCTTGCTTCAACCTGAATCACTGGTGATTTCGGAGTCAAGCTTGCATAAATATTTCCCGGGTTCGGAAGCTTCTGACGTTTTGGGACAGGAAATAATGTTTGTGGACTCGGATTCTATCTATACAAAAATCACTGGGGTCGTAGCTGACTATGAGGAGAATACAGATTTTATCTTCAATAACTTTATTTCCTTAAGTACTATCAGAACAGAAGAGCAAATAAGTTGGTATGGTCTGCATGAATGGAGTTCAGTAAACTCCAGTAGCCAGCTTTTCATCAAACTTGATAAGGGGGTATCTCCAGAATCTGTGGATGAGGCATTTGAGCCATTGATTGCAAAAAATATGGAGGCTCAAGAAAATGGAGAATACAGTACCAGTTTTTTTACTGAGCCTCTATCAGCTATGCATTTTGGTCAAACCTATGGAAGCAATAGTGTTTCCAAAACTTTCTTAAAAGGATTGGTTTTTATTGGCTTGATAATCTTGGTGCTTGCTACTTTAAATTTTGTCAATCTTGAAACTGCCCAAGCGATAAGCCGATCTAAAGAAGTGGGTATTAGGAAGACAATTGGAGGAACTCGATTTCAATTGATATTTCAGTTTTTGGCAGAGACATTTTTAATAATCTTGGTGAGTTCATTACTAGCATTAGGCCTGGTGGAGGCATTGAAAATATTGTTTAAGACCTATTTGCCACAGAATTTCACAATCGATTATTTTTCGTCTTTAAATCTTCTTTTTTACCTGGCTTTTCCGGTCCTATTGACACTGATTACTGGGATTTATCCAGCGTTGATCCTATCGAATTATGATCCTCAGCGGGCTTTAAAAGGAGAAAAGGTAAGAAATGGGAAGTTTTCTTTAGGGGTGTTTCTGCGAAAGAACCTTACCGTAGTCCAATTATCATCTTCCATCGCCTTTATTATACTTGTTTTGGTATTAAACTACCAACTTAAATATGTGACCAGTCAGCCTTTGGGCTTTGAGAAAGAAGCAGTGATGTATGCAAGTTTGCCATTTATGTCTGATCCGGATAAGATGGTACAGCTTCAGGACCGGTTTAATCAAGAGGGAATGGTAAAAGGAGCAAGTTTGAGTGGAACTCTGGTTTCCTCCACAAGTCTATGGACCTCAATAGTACGGGTGCCAGTAGATACGACATTTGAGGAGCTTTCGATTCAAGTCATGAATGTGGATTCGGCATTTGTTGGAGTGAATGGTATTCCATTGTTAGCAGGAAATGCTAAAATTGACCAAAAAGATGAAATTCTGGTGAATGCCAAATTTGTAAAAGAGGCTGGCTTTTCAAGCCCAGAGGAGGCCTTGGGAGCTGAAATCGGATATAGTCAAGAGCAAGTGAAAATCATAGGCGTGGTCGCAGATTTTCATTCCAGAACACTACGTGAGGAAATTCGACCTTTGCTATTTACTTATAATCCAGAATATTTCCGCTCTGTAAATGTTAAGTTAAATTCGGATCAAAATTTGGCTGCTGCAAAGGAGCGCTTGGAAGAAATCTATCTCTCAATTTACCCTTACGAAACTGCGGAATTCAATTTTTTGGATTCACAAATTGATCGGTTTTATCAGGAAGATGTGAAAATTAAGAATGTATTGGGCTTTGCTTGTGCCTTGGCAATATTGATCTCTTGCTTGGGTTTATTTGGCCTTTCCAGTTTCACAATCGCCCAACGCACCAAAGAGATAAGTATCAGAAAAGTCTTAGGAGCAACCTTACAGCAGATTCTGTTTCTGATCTCCAAAGAATATATGATCTTAGTTGGGGTGTCATTTTTAATAGCTGTGTTCCCGGCATACTATTTCTTGAATGATTGGTTGAGTGGTTTCAATACAAGAGTAAGTATGCCTTATTTGATGTTTGTCTTAGCGGGATTGGGTGTGATGGCAATTTGTTTACTGATAGTAGGGATTCATTCTTATGTGGCTTCTCAGACAAATCCGGCGAAAGTCCTCAAGAATGAATAA
- a CDS encoding 3-keto-disaccharide hydrolase gives MQKSTFLSAWIVSVLFLSINFSQAQSVSKEDGFKRLFNGENLDGWVGNKESYRAENGMIVIDPQGGGGGNLYTEKEYGNFILHFEFQLTPGANNGLGIHAPLEGDAAYVGKELQILDNRAKKYAELEVYQYHGSVYGVIPARRGFLNPVGEWNKQTVIVNHPKIQVILNGETILQGDYLEASKEGTLDHKEHPGLERSSGHIGFLGHGDVVHFRNIRIKELK, from the coding sequence ATGCAAAAGTCTACTTTTTTATCAGCATGGATTGTATCTGTTTTGTTCTTATCAATTAATTTTTCTCAGGCACAGTCTGTTTCTAAGGAAGATGGTTTTAAGCGACTATTCAATGGAGAGAATCTTGATGGATGGGTAGGAAATAAAGAGTCCTACCGAGCTGAAAATGGCATGATTGTTATCGATCCTCAAGGTGGTGGAGGTGGGAATTTATATACTGAAAAAGAATATGGGAATTTCATTCTCCATTTCGAATTTCAACTTACACCTGGCGCAAATAATGGGCTTGGGATTCATGCACCTCTTGAAGGTGATGCAGCATATGTTGGAAAAGAGCTGCAAATTTTGGATAATCGAGCGAAGAAATATGCTGAATTGGAGGTTTATCAATATCATGGTTCGGTTTATGGAGTAATACCCGCAAGAAGGGGATTCCTTAATCCAGTTGGAGAGTGGAACAAACAAACCGTTATTGTAAACCATCCTAAAATCCAAGTGATTTTAAATGGTGAAACTATTCTTCAGGGAGATTATCTGGAGGCAAGTAAGGAAGGTACGCTAGACCATAAAGAACATCCTGGATTAGAAAGAAGCTCTGGCCATATTGGCTTTTTAGGACATGGAGATGTGGTCCATTTTAGAAATATTAGAATCAAGGAATTAAAATAA
- a CDS encoding Gfo/Idh/MocA family protein, with product MAPSFLNHLNAEGRLRTAHIGLGGMGMADLDAISSHDLVDVVALCDVDSEAVAKAKALHPNAKVYSDYRILLKEMEDEIDAVVVSTPDHTHAPASLMAMDMDKPVYCQKPLTHHVSEAREMKKIAEKKNLVTQMGIQVHSFYDYKLATLLIQSGIIGKVHTVRAWSPKNWGFDGPEPMGSDPVPSTLDWNLWQGTAEERPYKEGYYHPGNWRKIVDYGCGTLGDMGVHIFDTPYNALELDVPETIINECRQPTGFGFPEHNTVTYEFPGTAQTAEKLKWVWYDGTGAPADHEDLVLPNGDELPDQGAMFIGENGRLLLPHFQQLPRKIVDGKYVEMDIESFNLGKPVKDYDSESKKHYHQFVDACLGKDECSAPFSYAAKLTETILLGTIAGRFPNQTLHWDSKKARFTEKEANKYLKGKYRKF from the coding sequence TTGGCTCCTTCTTTTCTAAATCATTTAAATGCGGAAGGTAGATTAAGAACTGCCCATATTGGACTTGGAGGAATGGGAATGGCTGATTTAGATGCTATTTCATCCCATGACTTGGTTGATGTGGTTGCACTTTGTGATGTGGATAGTGAAGCTGTAGCAAAAGCAAAAGCTTTGCATCCAAATGCCAAAGTCTATTCTGATTATAGAATTTTGTTAAAAGAGATGGAAGATGAAATCGATGCTGTTGTGGTTTCTACTCCGGATCATACCCATGCACCGGCTTCTTTGATGGCTATGGATATGGATAAGCCTGTATACTGTCAAAAGCCATTGACACACCATGTTTCAGAGGCTAGAGAAATGAAAAAAATAGCTGAAAAGAAGAACTTGGTTACCCAAATGGGAATCCAGGTCCACTCTTTTTATGACTATAAATTAGCGACTTTGTTAATTCAGTCTGGAATTATTGGTAAGGTTCATACGGTTCGTGCTTGGTCACCAAAAAACTGGGGCTTCGATGGTCCAGAACCCATGGGGTCTGACCCTGTTCCTTCTACTTTGGATTGGAACTTATGGCAAGGAACAGCCGAAGAGAGACCGTATAAAGAAGGCTATTATCACCCAGGCAACTGGAGAAAAATCGTTGATTATGGCTGTGGTACACTAGGGGATATGGGAGTCCATATTTTTGATACCCCTTACAATGCCTTGGAATTAGATGTTCCAGAAACGATCATCAATGAGTGTCGTCAACCTACTGGTTTTGGGTTTCCTGAGCACAATACAGTAACCTATGAATTCCCTGGTACAGCCCAAACTGCAGAAAAATTGAAATGGGTATGGTATGATGGAACTGGAGCTCCTGCAGACCATGAAGATTTAGTTTTACCAAATGGAGATGAACTTCCAGATCAAGGAGCCATGTTTATCGGGGAAAATGGAAGATTGTTGTTGCCACACTTCCAGCAGCTTCCTAGAAAAATTGTGGATGGGAAATATGTAGAAATGGACATTGAATCATTCAACTTAGGGAAACCTGTAAAAGATTATGATTCAGAGAGTAAGAAGCATTACCATCAGTTTGTTGATGCCTGTTTGGGTAAGGATGAATGTAGTGCTCCCTTCTCTTATGCAGCTAAATTAACTGAGACTATTTTGCTAGGTACCATTGCTGGTAGATTCCCAAATCAGACACTTCACTGGGATAGTAAAAAGGCGAGGTTTACTGAGAAAGAAGCCAACAAATATTTAAAAGGAAAATACAGAAAATTCTAA
- a CDS encoding FtsX-like permease family protein: MWKNYLKVSFRNLQKRKLYTGINLLGLTIAIFSFLAICLYINHEWSYDKMYTDYNRIYRLNQEFRSQGDGQLVSSTPSSLVPTLIEEVPEVENGTLVFDVGIFSTVMIDAGDGNQEENSFAYADENFYKIFDFELLSGDVDRVLAEPNQIVLTKSTAEKYFGTASAAQGSPLKVNNTDFVVSGVMEDFPSNSHLEFDFIGSFKTHRHGINPEWSPSNYYSYIKLKPETDTQVFEGKLSQLVDKYLGEELAEYGYETAFFVQPVSQIHLGDQALGSIKPGTDIRYLYIFGIVALLLIAIGVINYVNLATAEATERNKEVGLRKVMGAGRAQLFGQFVSESFILTLGAAVLSVLALYLFAPKFSSLSGVPLDLNLVISPVGLLLLAGFVAVIGVLAGLYPSMILSGMEPIKALANKAKIGGGAWVRKSLVVFQFFVSIGLLISTFVVKSQLNYMQEVNLGYEKEHLVSLSYHYNMRDGIETIKNEMLRSGAAVSISRAADMPVHIKAGYKVFPGGDNPKEFMITGYSVDRDIINTIDLELIAGDNFTESDPSRSDLEEGTERFPVILNESAIKEMGWTPEEAIGKTINFGFNGNSIIKGVVRDFYFNSLHHQVGPLVIFKDPDQSNVLLVKLASGNPSAHLATLEGVWKDLVAERPFNPVFVDQAYDQMYSSEQKAGMIFGLFSGIAIFIACMGLFGLVSYVALRRTREISIRKVLGATQQNVVIVLASDFLKLLGISAILAIGFGFWFSKQWLQDFANKTDPTFWPYVIAIGIVFTLAMLTIAYRSWKVYSLNPAKTLKSE, translated from the coding sequence ATGTGGAAGAACTATTTGAAAGTATCCTTTAGGAATCTTCAGAAAAGGAAGCTGTATACTGGAATCAATTTATTAGGATTGACCATTGCTATATTTAGTTTTTTAGCAATCTGTCTATACATCAATCATGAGTGGAGTTATGATAAAATGTATACCGACTACAATCGGATTTATAGATTGAATCAGGAGTTTCGCTCTCAAGGTGATGGACAATTGGTATCTTCTACTCCCTCTAGTCTTGTTCCAACATTGATAGAGGAAGTACCTGAGGTGGAAAATGGTACTTTAGTATTTGATGTAGGTATTTTTTCGACTGTAATGATTGATGCGGGTGATGGAAATCAAGAAGAAAATTCTTTTGCTTATGCAGATGAAAATTTTTACAAAATCTTTGATTTTGAATTACTTTCCGGCGATGTGGATAGGGTTTTGGCTGAACCTAATCAAATTGTATTAACCAAAAGCACTGCTGAAAAATATTTTGGAACTGCCTCTGCAGCACAAGGGAGTCCTTTAAAAGTAAATAACACTGATTTTGTAGTTTCTGGGGTTATGGAAGATTTTCCTTCCAACAGCCATTTGGAATTTGATTTTATTGGCTCATTTAAAACTCATAGGCATGGGATCAATCCTGAGTGGTCTCCAAGTAATTATTATTCCTATATAAAACTTAAGCCTGAAACAGATACGCAGGTTTTTGAAGGGAAACTTTCTCAATTAGTTGATAAGTACCTAGGGGAAGAATTGGCTGAATATGGTTATGAAACAGCTTTTTTTGTTCAGCCTGTAAGTCAAATTCACTTGGGAGATCAAGCACTTGGTTCTATAAAACCTGGAACAGATATCCGATATCTGTACATTTTTGGGATAGTAGCTTTATTATTGATTGCTATTGGTGTGATCAATTACGTCAACCTCGCTACCGCTGAGGCAACAGAAAGAAATAAGGAAGTTGGCTTGAGGAAAGTCATGGGGGCAGGAAGAGCACAATTATTCGGTCAGTTTGTTTCAGAGTCTTTTATATTGACTTTAGGGGCGGCCGTTTTAAGTGTTTTAGCTCTTTATCTTTTTGCACCAAAATTCTCCTCTCTCAGTGGAGTCCCTTTGGATTTAAACTTAGTGATTTCTCCAGTAGGATTGCTTCTTTTGGCTGGCTTCGTAGCAGTCATTGGTGTCTTGGCAGGCTTGTATCCATCTATGATTCTTTCTGGGATGGAACCCATTAAAGCTTTGGCAAATAAGGCCAAAATTGGTGGAGGAGCCTGGGTTAGGAAATCACTGGTGGTTTTCCAATTTTTCGTTTCCATTGGTTTGCTGATTTCCACTTTTGTGGTCAAAAGTCAGTTGAATTACATGCAGGAAGTCAATCTTGGCTATGAAAAAGAACACTTGGTTTCTCTAAGCTATCACTATAATATGAGAGATGGTATAGAGACTATCAAAAATGAGATGCTTCGCTCAGGAGCAGCAGTTTCTATTTCCAGAGCTGCAGATATGCCAGTACATATCAAAGCAGGATATAAAGTCTTTCCTGGGGGAGATAACCCCAAAGAGTTTATGATCACAGGATATTCTGTAGACAGAGATATTATTAATACGATAGACTTGGAATTAATAGCAGGAGATAATTTTACTGAAAGTGATCCAAGTAGAAGTGATCTTGAGGAAGGAACAGAAAGGTTTCCTGTGATCCTTAACGAATCCGCTATCAAGGAAATGGGATGGACTCCAGAAGAAGCCATTGGTAAAACCATTAACTTTGGTTTTAATGGAAATTCCATCATTAAGGGAGTGGTAAGGGACTTCTATTTTAATTCATTGCATCATCAAGTAGGTCCTTTAGTGATTTTTAAAGATCCTGATCAATCCAATGTTCTTCTAGTGAAGTTAGCCTCTGGAAATCCATCAGCACATTTGGCAACGTTAGAAGGAGTTTGGAAGGATTTGGTAGCTGAAAGACCATTCAATCCTGTCTTTGTAGATCAAGCTTATGACCAAATGTATAGCTCTGAGCAGAAGGCAGGGATGATCTTTGGATTGTTTTCTGGGATTGCCATATTTATTGCTTGCATGGGCTTATTTGGCCTAGTGAGTTATGTGGCACTTCGAAGAACAAGAGAGATCAGTATCAGAAAAGTTTTGGGGGCAACCCAGCAAAATGTGGTTATAGTATTAGCATCAGATTTCCTTAAACTATTGGGGATTTCAGCCATTTTGGCGATTGGATTTGGGTTTTGGTTCTCGAAGCAATGGCTTCAGGATTTTGCCAATAAAACAGACCCTACATTCTGGCCTTATGTAATTGCAATTGGGATTGTCTTTACCTTAGCCATGCTGACAATAGCCTATAGAAGCTGGAAAGTTTATTCATTGAACCCAGCAAAAACATTAAAAAGCGAATAA
- a CDS encoding ABC transporter ATP-binding protein, which yields MIQLKEIDKFIESRFHRVFILKGINLTINEGEFVTLMGPSGAGKSTLLNILGLLDEDYEGEYWFGERNVTKMRDRDRSNLHKSEFGYIFQAYHLIDELTVYENIETPLLYRKVPSGERKSIIANLLDRFNMVAKKDLFPAQLSGGQQQLVGIARAIAGRPKILLADEPTGNLHSAQAQEIMEVFQELHKEGTTIIQATHARENADFGTRLIQMLDGKIDQDEVITHV from the coding sequence ATGATTCAACTGAAGGAAATTGATAAATTTATTGAGTCACGGTTTCATCGTGTATTTATTTTAAAAGGAATAAATCTGACCATCAATGAAGGTGAGTTTGTCACTTTGATGGGCCCCAGTGGAGCCGGAAAATCGACCCTACTCAATATTTTAGGATTATTAGATGAGGATTACGAAGGCGAATATTGGTTTGGTGAGCGCAATGTCACTAAAATGAGAGATCGTGACCGATCCAATCTTCATAAGTCTGAGTTTGGGTATATTTTTCAGGCCTACCATCTGATCGATGAGTTGACTGTTTATGAAAACATCGAGACTCCCTTACTTTATAGAAAAGTGCCTTCAGGAGAGAGGAAAAGTATCATCGCTAATTTATTGGACCGCTTTAATATGGTGGCCAAAAAAGATTTGTTTCCTGCACAGCTATCAGGAGGACAGCAACAGCTTGTAGGGATTGCCAGAGCAATTGCAGGTCGCCCCAAGATCTTGTTGGCAGATGAGCCTACTGGGAACCTTCATTCTGCTCAGGCCCAAGAGATCATGGAAGTTTTTCAAGAACTTCATAAAGAAGGAACCACAATTATACAAGCAACCCATGCCCGAGAAAATGCCGATTTCGGTACCAGATTGATCCAAATGCTGGATGGAAAAATTGATCAAGATGAAGTTATTACCCATGTATAA
- a CDS encoding TolC family protein has protein sequence MKLLPMYKLVLLAGIVLISASQVVAQDTLKLTFSEAVDIALSKNLDFQTQSNQMEVLKRQKQAAFASHFPSANIGTTFQQQSGQQYQQVEGEIVVTNVTNEIVSAGLNMNLPLFNSGRRILDTQSARLAYMAGEKGLERAAQQVIFDVSRRYLQVLLDSELLRISLENLENQKKQLEQITGFVDAGLRTVSDQYNQESEVARLESVAITAEVQLENDLWDLSEYLQLEPTVIPELEAVDPTATVVSFEGLSVLELYELAKENRSDLEQQSMLVESTKKSVKAMKAMYYPRLNAFYNYNTFFTSLDDRNLREQLLKVYPQNTIGINLSIPIFNNFQTRLDVGRRNLAYKNQIIQKQSIDRRVFQEVKLAYQNYRAAVSKEENTQVQVLAAEEALNAVRERFRLGLSNFVDLSTANQQLVAAQADQAQALFTLYFQEVQMKHALGTLDVGF, from the coding sequence ATGAAGTTATTACCCATGTATAAATTAGTTCTATTAGCAGGGATTGTTCTTATTTCTGCAAGTCAGGTTGTCGCACAGGATACGCTGAAATTAACCTTTAGTGAGGCAGTGGATATTGCTTTGTCCAAAAATTTGGATTTTCAGACGCAGTCCAATCAGATGGAGGTCTTGAAAAGGCAAAAACAGGCGGCTTTTGCCTCCCACTTTCCAAGCGCCAATATAGGTACGACTTTCCAACAGCAAAGCGGTCAGCAGTATCAGCAAGTGGAAGGTGAAATCGTGGTAACCAACGTTACCAATGAGATAGTATCGGCAGGACTTAATATGAACTTGCCATTATTTAATTCGGGGAGACGAATATTGGATACTCAATCCGCGAGGCTTGCTTATATGGCAGGAGAAAAAGGCTTGGAAAGAGCCGCTCAGCAAGTGATTTTTGATGTTTCTCGAAGGTATTTGCAAGTATTATTGGATAGTGAGCTTTTGAGAATTTCACTTGAAAATCTTGAAAATCAAAAGAAACAGCTAGAGCAAATCACAGGTTTTGTTGATGCGGGTCTACGTACTGTTTCCGATCAATACAATCAGGAATCTGAAGTGGCAAGATTAGAGTCTGTAGCCATTACGGCTGAAGTTCAACTGGAAAATGACCTTTGGGACCTTTCTGAATATCTTCAGTTAGAACCTACCGTAATTCCTGAATTGGAAGCGGTGGACCCAACTGCCACGGTAGTGTCTTTCGAAGGGTTAAGTGTTCTTGAATTGTATGAATTGGCAAAAGAGAATAGGTCTGATTTGGAACAACAATCCATGTTGGTGGAATCGACCAAAAAGAGTGTCAAGGCGATGAAAGCCATGTACTATCCTAGATTGAATGCCTTTTATAACTATAATACTTTCTTCACCTCATTGGATGATAGGAACCTTAGAGAGCAATTGCTGAAAGTATATCCTCAAAACACTATTGGGATCAACCTTTCGATTCCTATTTTCAATAATTTCCAGACAAGACTGGATGTAGGTAGAAGGAATTTAGCCTACAAAAACCAAATAATACAAAAGCAATCTATTGATAGGAGAGTCTTTCAAGAGGTGAAGCTGGCTTACCAGAATTATAGAGCTGCTGTTTCAAAAGAAGAAAATACTCAAGTTCAGGTTCTGGCAGCTGAGGAAGCTTTAAATGCGGTAAGAGAACGTTTTAGATTGGGGCTATCTAATTTTGTGGACCTATCTACAGCGAACCAACAATTGGTAGCTGCACAAGCTGATCAGGCTCAAGCATTATTTACTCTTTATTTCCAGGAAGTTCAAATGAAACATGCATTAGGAACCCTAGATGTAGGGTTTTAA
- a CDS encoding OmpA/MotB family protein, producing MKKSFIITGILGASMMVSCVSKKKYTELESNLFKTQTELANTNQEKAELEEKMAIIEARVAEYNNRINSLRAVNDELSGENASLYDIQGSTIMSKNSKEKMNETLAKVDQAKLAEAQTLEDSVNLAVEYNLKQNITETTVDGEEDDVQIDIDQTVVMISVSDKLLFNTGSYRINKKADPLLQKLAEVINAEPSLQVMIEGHTDPRSISTGVLQDNWDLSVKRATSIVRKLQENYSVAPEKMIAAGRSSYMPLVENDTPENMAINRRTRIVLIPDLDMFFAML from the coding sequence ATGAAAAAATCATTTATTATCACTGGAATTTTGGGAGCGTCTATGATGGTCTCTTGTGTTTCTAAAAAGAAATACACTGAACTTGAGAGCAATCTTTTTAAAACCCAAACGGAACTAGCTAACACTAATCAGGAAAAAGCTGAATTAGAAGAAAAAATGGCAATCATTGAAGCCAGAGTAGCAGAGTACAATAATAGAATTAATTCTTTGAGAGCAGTAAATGATGAGCTAAGCGGAGAAAATGCTAGTCTGTATGACATCCAGGGCTCAACAATTATGTCTAAGAACTCCAAAGAAAAAATGAATGAAACTTTGGCGAAAGTAGACCAAGCAAAATTAGCTGAGGCACAAACGCTGGAAGATTCAGTCAACTTGGCTGTTGAATACAATCTAAAACAAAACATCACTGAAACTACTGTTGATGGAGAAGAAGATGACGTTCAAATCGACATCGATCAAACCGTAGTGATGATTTCTGTTTCTGATAAATTATTGTTCAATACCGGAAGTTATAGAATCAATAAAAAGGCAGATCCTTTATTACAAAAACTAGCAGAGGTTATCAATGCTGAGCCTTCTCTTCAAGTAATGATTGAAGGACACACAGATCCAAGATCTATTTCTACTGGAGTACTTCAAGATAACTGGGATCTTTCTGTAAAAAGAGCTACCAGTATTGTGAGAAAACTTCAAGAAAACTATTCTGTAGCTCCAGAAAAAATGATCGCTGCAGGTAGATCTAGCTACATGCCTTTAGTAGAAAATGATACCCCAGAGAATATGGCTATCAATAGAAGAACAAGAATCGTATTGATCCCAGATCTAGACATGTTCTTTGCAATGCTTTAA
- a CDS encoding DUF4136 domain-containing protein yields MKNSYLILTLLLIICVSCFSQKDYVTEYDYNYQGSFKKYKTFAFVVPEEIDSTTISPILNATIGARLGSQGFREYEPKPDMLVSYKIFVDSIRYRGYVQPEFNYWLNRRGVTTKNEEGEEEKEQEKDETYNQVKYQENQGMLVIYVIDSKRGNTIWQGYTAANFDLESPNFRSDITRAAYRVMNEFKVVNRFMQ; encoded by the coding sequence ATGAAAAACTCCTACCTCATCTTGACCCTTCTATTAATTATCTGCGTTAGCTGCTTTTCTCAAAAAGATTACGTCACAGAATACGATTATAATTATCAGGGTTCTTTTAAGAAATATAAAACTTTTGCTTTTGTAGTCCCTGAAGAGATTGACTCCACCACTATATCACCAATATTAAATGCAACAATTGGTGCAAGATTGGGATCTCAGGGCTTTAGAGAATACGAACCAAAACCTGACATGTTGGTGAGTTATAAAATTTTCGTTGATTCCATCCGTTACAGAGGATATGTACAACCCGAGTTTAATTACTGGTTAAATAGAAGAGGCGTAACGACAAAAAATGAGGAAGGAGAGGAAGAAAAAGAGCAGGAAAAAGATGAAACTTACAATCAGGTAAAATATCAAGAAAATCAGGGGATGCTCGTTATTTATGTGATTGATAGTAAGAGAGGCAATACAATATGGCAGGGCTATACAGCGGCTAACTTTGATTTAGAATCCCCCAATTTCCGTTCTGATATAACGAGAGCTGCCTACCGAGTGATGAATGAATTCAAGGTCGTCAATAGGTTTATGCAATAA
- a CDS encoding uracil-DNA glycosylase family protein, producing the protein MDKLYLLSSQARACLICAGKIPFEPKPVFRIHPKSKILVVGQAPGTKVQNTGIPWNDPSGEELRRWLDVGREEFYNEEIFGILPMGFCYPGKGNSGDLPPRPECAPTWHPQFLKELPDLKLILLIGQYAQRYYLNGERKSNLTETVKAFKDYLPQYFPLVHPSPRNRLWQRKNPWFEKQVIPELRQHVFEVMNA; encoded by the coding sequence ATGGATAAACTTTATTTGCTTAGTTCACAAGCAAGGGCTTGTTTAATCTGTGCAGGTAAAATTCCTTTTGAACCAAAGCCAGTTTTTAGGATTCATCCCAAAAGCAAGATATTGGTTGTAGGGCAAGCTCCAGGAACAAAAGTTCAAAATACTGGAATTCCTTGGAATGATCCTTCAGGGGAGGAATTGAGAAGGTGGTTAGATGTAGGAAGAGAGGAGTTTTACAATGAAGAGATTTTCGGGATTTTACCCATGGGATTCTGCTACCCAGGCAAAGGTAATAGTGGCGATTTGCCCCCAAGACCTGAATGCGCACCTACTTGGCACCCGCAGTTTTTAAAAGAATTGCCTGATTTAAAATTAATACTACTAATAGGTCAATATGCTCAGCGTTATTATTTAAATGGGGAAAGGAAATCAAACCTCACTGAGACCGTGAAAGCATTTAAAGATTACTTGCCTCAATATTTCCCTTTGGTTCATCCATCCCCTAGAAACAGGCTATGGCAGAGAAAAAATCCCTGGTTTGAAAAGCAAGTCATCCCTGAATTGAGGCAACATGTTTTTGAAGTAATGAATGCTTAA